The Limisphaera ngatamarikiensis genomic interval GCCTGGGCGAGGGCGAGGGCGCTGCCGCGGGTGGCGATGAGGATGGGGCGGTTGGATTCGGGCATGGTGTGTCAGGCGTGGGAGGGTGCGGGGTTGGCGGGGGGCTCGGGTCGGGGGGTGTGGAGGAGGGNNNNNNNNNNNNNNNNNNNNNNNNNNNNNNNNNNNNNNNNNNNNNNNNNNNNNNNNNNGCGGACCTTTTCGCGGATGATGGATTCGCATCGGGCGACTTCGGCCTGGCGCTGGCGGACGTAATCGTCGGCGATGGCCTGGAGATCGTCCACGTTGTAGAGGTAGACGTCGTCGAGTTCGTCCACGGAGGGGTCGATGTCGCGGGGGACGGCGATGTCGATGAGCAGGAGGGGCCGGTGGGGGCGGTGGCGCATCCATGGTTCGAGCCGGGCCCGGTCGAGGATGGGGGTGGGGGAGGCGGTGCTGCTGATGACGATGTCGATTTGGGGGAAGGCGGCGGGCCAGTCTTCGAAGCGGATGGCCTGGCCGCCGAGTGTGGCGGCGAGGGCTTCGGCGCGTTGGTGGGTGCGGTTGGTGACCCAGAGTCGGCCTGCGCCGCGAGACACGAGGGCGCGTGCGACTTTTTCGCTGGTGTCGCCGGCGCCGATGACCAGGACGGTGCAATGGCGGAGGGAGCTGAAGAGGCGTTCGGCCAGTTCGACGGCGACGTTGGCGACGGAGGTGCTGCCGCGTTGGATGAGGGTTTCGGTTCGGATTTGTTTGGCCACCTGAAAGGCCTTTTGGAAGGCCTTGTTGAGGCGGGGTCCGGTGAAGCCGCCGCGGCGGGCCAGTTCGTAGGCGTCCTTGAGCTGGCCGAGGATTTCGGTTTCACCGAGGACCATGGAATCGAGTCCGCAGGCGACGCGGAAGAGGTGTTCAACGCTTTGGGGTTCGGTGTAGCGGTAGAGGTGGTCGGTGAGCGGGTCGTGGTACTCGTGGCAACGGCTCAGAAATTCCTGGAGGTCCTGGAAGGCGAGGTCCGAGGGCAGGCGGGTGGCGACGTAGATTTCGACGCGGTTGCAGGTGCTGAGGATGACGGCTTCCTCGGCGATGTGGGATTCGCGGAGGGTTTGGAGTGCGGCGGGGATTCGGGCTTCGGCGAAGGCGAGCCGTTCGCGGATGGCCACCGGGGCGGTTCGGTGGTTGAGGCCCATGACGAGGATGCTGGCCGGGGATGGATGGTGTGGGACTCGCCCGTTCATGGGTGGTGGAGGGGGGACATGAGGTTGGTCCCCCAGAAGGTGAGCAGGACGAAGGCAAAGATGCCCACCAGCCCCCAGGCAAAGCGGCGTGAGGACAACCCGCGCCAGTGCCAGAGGAGGAGGGCGGCGCAGGCGGCCCAGAGGAGGACCGACCAGAGGACCTTGGGGTCGCCGGCGAACCGGGTGCCGGGTGGTGGGTTCAGGCGGCTGCCGAGGGCCAGGGCGAGGGTGAGCAGGGCCCAGCTGATTTGGGTGAGGCGTCGGGCCACACGCTCGAGCCGTTCGATGGGGGGCAGCAGGGCGAGGACGGCCCGGAGTTTTCGGAGTTTGAGGTCGTGGGCCTGGATCAGGTACAGGCCGGCGGCGGTGGCGCCGAGCCCGAGCGCGCCGTAGGCGAGTAGGGCGAAGGTGGCGTGGAGGCTTTCCAGGACGCGATTGGTTTGGAGCATGGGGCCGGACGGGGTGTCCAGCCCGGGCATGAGGGCAAAGACGCCCAGGGCCAGTTGCAGGGGTGCCACCAGTACGCCGAGGGACTGCATGCGCGGCCAGAGTCCGAAGAGGAGGTAGGCCAGAAGGACGCTCCAGCCCACGAACGCCGTGGCTTCGTAGAGGTTGCGCACCGGGCAGTGCTGAAGGCTCATGCCGCGTTGGAGCAGGGCCCAGGTGTGGAGGAGGAAACCGAGGGCCAGCAGGAGGTAGTTGATGTGGTCGTGGCGGCGGAGGCCGCGTCGCCAGAGGAAGACGGACCAGAAGGTGGCGAGGCCGTAGGCGATGACGGCCAGGAGAAACCAGTGGCGGTCGGTCCAGTTGTTCACGGTCGGGTGGTGTTACGCCGGCGGTTCAGATGCGTTTTTCGTCGGCGTCAATGTAGTCCACAAAGGTGCGGATGTCGTCGCGATGGGCGAGGCCGGACTGTTCTTTGCGCCATCGGAGTCGGGCCTGGCCTTCGGCGTCGTCGGGACGCGGGTAACTGAGCATTTCCTCCCGGTGTGCGGCTTTGACTTCGGGGGGGACTTTGACGTTTTGGCGGACCCAGTCGCAGACCTGTCCGTCGATGATGGAGTTGCGGACGACCTCGACCATTTGTTCGTGGGTAAGGCCGGCGTATTTGAGCCAGAGTGCATCGAATCCCTTGCCCAGGTTGGGGAGGTAATCGGGGTGCAACCGTCCGGCCAGATAGAGCCGGATTTTGTCGATGTACCTGGGCAGGTGCATCCACCCGTCCATCACCTCTCGGGGACTGCGCGGATAGATGATGTCGCTCATGGGATGAATGATCTGGGGTGCGGGGGTTGTGTGTCAATCATGGGGCCGGTTCGTAGATGCTTGTGGGCCGTGGCCGTGTTGCG includes:
- the hemA gene encoding glutamyl-tRNA reductase, whose protein sequence is MNGRVPHHPSPASILVMGLNHRTAPVAIRERLAFAEARIPAALQTLRESHIAEEAVILSTCNRVEIYVATRLPSDLAFQDLQEFLSRCHEYHDPLTDHLYRYTEPQSVEHLFRVACGLDSMVLGETEILGQLKDAYELARRGGFTGPRLNKAFQKAFQVAKQIRTETLIQRGSTSVANVAVELAERLFSSLRHCTVLVIGAGDTSEKVARALVSRGAGRLWVTNRTHQRAEALAATLGGQAIRFEDWPAAFPQIDIVISSTASPTPILDRARLEPWMRHRPHRPLLLIDIAVPRDIDPSVDELDDVYLYNVDDLQAIADDYVRQRQAEVARCESIIREKVR
- a CDS encoding DUF5069 domain-containing protein, yielding MSDIIYPRSPREVMDGWMHLPRYIDKIRLYLAGRLHPDYLPNLGKGFDALWLKYAGLTHEQMVEVVRNSIIDGQVCDWVRQNVKVPPEVKAAHREEMLSYPRPDDAEGQARLRWRKEQSGLAHRDDIRTFVDYIDADEKRI
- the ccsA gene encoding cytochrome c biogenesis protein CcsA; the protein is MNNWTDRHWFLLAVIAYGLATFWSVFLWRRGLRRHDHINYLLLALGFLLHTWALLQRGMSLQHCPVRNLYEATAFVGWSVLLAYLLFGLWPRMQSLGVLVAPLQLALGVFALMPGLDTPSGPMLQTNRVLESLHATFALLAYGALGLGATAAGLYLIQAHDLKLRKLRAVLALLPPIERLERVARRLTQISWALLTLALALGSRLNPPPGTRFAGDPKVLWSVLLWAACAALLLWHWRGLSSRRFAWGLVGIFAFVLLTFWGTNLMSPLHHP